CCAGTGGCCGATCCAAATAATCGCTCGTCCAACGCCTTGAATTGTGCTGGTGGAATGGGTTCAATCACGCACGTAACCGCGAGCTTTGCGTTTGTCGCATCTGGGTTCGTAATTAATGAGTTGGCACATGCTTCCGATTAATGCTTGTTTTTCCACTCCTCAACAAGACATCGTCTTGTGTACACTCAATGCTCGTTACATCCATTCTGCATTCGGTCTTCGTTATCTGAAGGCAAATTTAGGTGAGCTTGCGGAGCGCTGTGAACTCATCGAATACACACTCGATGCTCGCCCCGAAGACATTGTTGAAGAGTTACTCGCGCGCCAGCCGTTAGTAGTTGGTTTTGGCGTGTACATATGGAATGTGGTGCAAACTCTAAAAGTAATCAGTTTGCTAAAAACGGTATCGCCAGAAACAAAAGTAGTGTTGGGCGGGCCAGAAGTAAGTTATGAACAACAAGGGCAAGAAATTATAGCGCTGAGTGACTACGTAATTACCGGTTGGGGCGAAGTGAGTTTTGCTCAGTTAGTTGGTGAACTGTTACAAGGATCCGAGCCGCCGGAGCGGATCATAGCTGGCGTTCAACCTAAGCTCGATCAGATTGCAATGCCGTATCATTTGTATACGGAAGACGATATCGCAAATCGTTTGTTGTATGTCGAAGCGTCTCGCGGTTGCCCATTTAAATGTGAATTTTGTTTGTCGGCGCTGGATAAAACCGCATGGCCATTTGATTTGGAGCTATTTCTTGCTGAAATGGATACGCTGTACCAGCGTGGTGCGCGACACTTTAAGTTTGTGGACCGCACTTTCAATTTAAAAATTAAAAACAGTCTGCGTATATTGGACTTTTTTTTGGAGCGGCTAAGCGACGATCTATTTTTACACTTTGAGGTGGTTCCCGATCATCTACCGAATGCCCTTAAACAGGCGATTACCAAGTTTCCAGCTGGGACATTACAATTTGAAATTGGTATTCAAACCTTTAATCCCGAGGTTCAACAACGGATTAGTCGGCGTCAAGACAATACTAAGGCGCAAGAGAATATGTGCTGGATCCGTGAACACAGTGATGCGTACATTCATGCAGACCTGATATTCGGTTTGCCGGGCGAGACTCTCGATAGTTTTGCCAATAGTTTTGACCAACTATTTGCCTTGCGCCCGCATGAAATCCAAGTCGGCATCCTCAAGCGTTTGAAGGGATCGCCGATCGTTCGGCATACCGATGCACATCAGCTGCGATTTAATCCTAATCCGCCGTTTAGTATTGTGTCGAGTGATACGGTTAGTTTTGCTGATGTCCAACAAATCGGGCGCTTTGCGCGTTACTGGGACTTGGTCGGTAACTCTGGCCGATTTAAAAATACCTTACCACTATTGGTTAATGACAAGCCATTCGAGCAATTCTCTAGGCTCGCTGAGGCGATTTACCAGCGAACTGGGCAAACGCATAAAATTTCGTTACTGCGTTTGTTCGATCTAGTGTATCAAATAGGGGTTGAGAGCTTCTCTGTGGCTCCCCAAGCGCTCAAGTCGGCTGCGACCTTAGACCACCAAGCATCGGGACTAAAGTCCATGCCTAAGTGTCTCGGGCGCGACGGCGTAGCGAAGAAAACGCTGAATATCGACGCTAAGGTCGGAAAAAATAACTCGACTCGACAGTCCCGCCATACCTGACCAGTTTAAGACAAGCGAGTGCAGTATTTGTCATTTGAGTGACAAAAATATACGCCCGATGTCGCAAATTGTCATAGAATATATGTGTTTAATATCAATGACTTATATGATTTGTGATAATTTGAAAAAAAGTTCTTAAAGGGTTTGTTTCTTTCTCTCTCTAGCAGTATAAATAAGTCATCGACAGCCCGACAGGGGGGCTTTGAATAGCCAAGTAGAAAAGTTTCTATTTTGTCTGACAACTGTTTTTTACAGGGGGACGAATGAAAGTTAACGACAATATGGTAGGCCTATTACAGAAAATAATGAGTCGAGAACCAGAATACGAGCACAGTCTTACAGAAGATGATTACATCTCAGAAGATGTAGGTACTGAGCTGATACAGATTTATCAATCAACATCAAATTTGGAAACGCGGGAGTTAATCACGGGTTTCATGCACGAAGCGGGTTATAGGTGGCTTCGACGCTTGATTACTCGTGATGCAGAGCATCAAGTACATTAAGTACTCTGTGGTCTTGGGTTAGTAGAGTAGGGTCCAAAGCTCAAGACAATGTGGTGGGGTAGGCCTAATCCTAAGGCGCTCGAAAGAGTGCCTTAGGTTAGGTTTTTTTTTGTCTGGCGTTTTTCTTTAGGGCGCGTAACGGGCATAATCCAATTCTTGTTCTCGCACACTCTGTGCTGAGTCTTCTAAAAGCAAAGAATTAGGAATTTTCATGATTAAACAAAATACCGTCGTTACGATGCACTATGAGTTGAAAAATGCTCAAGGCGAAGTCCTCGATTCCTCTAAAGACCAAGAGCCATTGGTTTACCTGCACGGTGCTGGCAACATCATCGTTGGATTAGAGGAGCAATTGGAAGGAAAAACGATAGGCGACGAAGTCAACGCAGTAGTGCCACCTGAAAAGGGTTATGGCTTGCCAGTCGATGCGCTGATCCAAACAGTGCCACGCGAAGCATTTGGTGCAGAGATTGATAAAGTTGATGTCGGCATGCGTTTCCAAGCTGAAACCGAGCAAGGCCCAGTGCCTGTGGTTGTAACTGCAATGGACGATACATCGGTGACTGTCGATGGTAATCATCCGCTTGCTGGCCAAGAACTGCATTTTAACGTTAATGTGTCTGCCGTACGCGAGGCTTCTGCTGAAGAAATCGAGCATGGTCATGTGCACGGCGTCGGCGGACATCAACACTAAGTGATTTTAGCCCTCGTTGTGGTTTGCCGTGGGCATCCGAAAAATTGATGACTGATAATAAACGACAAGGGCTATCTGAGGGTACGTTGCATGAGCAGTTGACTGATTCGAGTAAGTCAGCGTTTGCGCGCTACCAAGATTTGGCGTTAGGCTCTGGGAGTCTGTGGTACCTGATTAAATATGAACTGATCATGTTATTTAGTTCATGGGTTCCTGGCGCGCTCGGCTTAGTCCTCAGAAAGTTTTTATACCCTCGTATCCTGAAATCGGTCGGTCGCAACGTAGTTTTTGGACAAGGTGTGACAATTCGGCATGGTAATAAAATCGTTATCGATGATGGTGTCATCATTGATGACGGTGCTGTGTTAGATGCTAAAGGCGGTGCAAACACCGGCATACAGATTGGCAGCAACACGATTGTGAGTCGAAATGTAGTGTTGTCGTGTAAAAATGGCAACATCTCGATTGGTGCCGGTTGTACGATCGGCATTAGTACTTTAGTGCACGCCATGGAAGGCAGTGACGTGGTGATGGGCGATGAAGTATTGATCGGAGCCTTTAGTTACTTTATTGGCAGCGGCCCGTATATTACAAACAGTTTATCGTTACCGTTCAAGAAGCAGGGGATGCGTCCTTTGGGTGGTATTCAGATTGCCAGTAATGTCTGGTTCGGTAGTCACGTACAAGTGCTAGACGGCGTAAGTATTGGCACTGGTAGCATTATCGGGGCGAGTACAGTCGTCAATAAAAATGTTGCTGATTATGATGTCGTGGCAGGCGTGCCGATGCGGTTACTGAAGAACCGGCAAGCCGGCTAGACTAAACCTTGCATTAAAGTCAGTTACGCAAGTATGTAACAGACTCTGCGTTATGATGTGGCTTCGATTAATCGGCGGCATTGCCAAATTTAAAAGCTATGGTTCGACACATTCTGCGCATCGGTCTGTCAATAGCGGTCTCGCTGCTGATCTTGGCGCTCTTATTGCAACTTGTCACCTCAGGCCTTCCGGCTCAAGAGCGCCCCAGTGTGCTTACTGCCTTGCAAAATACCTCGATGAGTTTGGTAATGGCTTATGGCCTGTTAAGCCTAATCGCATTATTTGTGCGTGCTTATCGTTATCGATTACTGATTCAATTAAGTGGTTCTGATGTATTGCCGACAATCGGGCAAATGGCAATTGTGACTGGTATTCGAAATATGGTTGTTGACCTGCTCCCTGCACGACTCGGTGAGCTGGGTTATGTCGGGCTGCTTAATCGTGGTTATGGCGTTAAGCTTCAGCATTGTATTAGTTCTTTAACCATAGCCATTGCCTTCGATTTTGTGGCTGTATTAGTTGTGATCGCGTTGATTGTGGGCAAGCAGTTATTTGGCGGAGATCTGCAGGGTTGGGCGTTGGCTGCGATGTTGTCAGCGCTAGTCTTGTCGTTGGTGGCATTGGCGGGTTTGTTTGTCATCACGCCGTGGTTCAATAGGCTAGTGCAGCAACGAAGTGGGTCGGTTTCAACCACCTCGTTGTGGGGCAAAGGGCTGTCATTATTAGACGATTTCAGCAAGAGTCTTCAAGCCGTTGGTCAAGCACGTAAGTCAATATTGATCGTCTTGCTGTCAGTCGGCATACGACTGTTAAAGTATGCTGGCATGTATTTATTGTTTCTTGCCGTGGCGCTACCAAATTTCGATAGTTTGAACGGTATTCCAATGGAGCACACGATTGGCGCGTTGATCGGGGGAGAAATCGGCGCGAGTATGCCAATTCCTACTTTTATGAGTTTTGGTGCGTACGAAGCTGGGTCTGCATTGGTGTTTCAATTGCTTGGTGTGGCGGATCAGGCTGCCGCTGTGGTGACAATGCTGTGTGTACATATCTGGAGTCAATGTATGGATTATTTATTAGGTGGCACTTTACTTGCGCTCTTTATTTTTCTGGTTAGGAGGGCGAAAACTGAGTCGCCACTCGAGGCAGCTGACTCGGGTCTAACAATTAAGTCGGCTTCGACGTTGGCGTTGGCAGCTGGCGCATTAATAGTTAGTTCAGGGTTTTTAGGCTATCAATTGTGGGCCGCGAGTAAACTGGGGTCCCTGACGCCGCCGCCAGCTGGCGCGGCTGACATTGCTGGACAATCCGCTAAAGAGCGCTCGCGAGCTGAGCTTGCTGGGCTACAAGGGTTTGTTGTTTTCAGTTCTAATCGCGATGGCAATCACGATATTTTCAAGCTCGACTTAGCCAGTTTTGAACTGACTAAGCTGACAAATCATCCGCATACTGAAACCTACCCGAGAGTGTCATTTGATGGTACTCGAGTGATTTTTTCGCGTGCCCATCAAGACTGGGTGTCGCAGCGTAATACGGTCGCTTGGGACATCTATCTGCTCGATTTAGTCAGTGGAACTGAGTCTAAGCTGGCTTCCAATGCTACAGCGCCGGAGTGGATAAGTAATAATGAGATTGCGTATTTGCAGTCAGGTCAGAATGTGATGCGGCTTAATGTTGAAACACTCAAGGAGGCTGCTGTATTGATTCCTGGCCTGCATAATAGCTTGCCGAAAAATGCGTCGCTGCAAAACCCTAGCGTGAACGGCGCTAGTGGTGAGGTGAGTTTTACTGGTAGGCAATCTGATATCGGTTCACCGCATGGTCATTGGGGAACCGCGCTGGTTGACGGTACAGGCAATAAAAAGATTGTGCCTATTTTAGAAGGATGTGAGTTAAGGTGGCGGCGTGATGGCACTAGTCTATTTCAAGTTACTAAAGGCGGTCGTGATAACGACCTACGTATTGTTAGTGTGTCGCCTGACAGTTTAAAAATCGAGCCGTTAATCGATTTGGCTGGCGAGTTTAGCCATGAATATTGGCCTATCGAATCAAACGACGGTCGCTATATTGTGTTTGGTGCGAGTCGCGGCAAGAAAGACCATGAACACGACGTGGCAGATTATGAAATCTTTCTGTGGAAGCATGGCTCAGACCCGTCTACGGCTACGCGGCTGACCTTTCATACGGGTAACGATAATTGGCCTTCGGTCTATATTCAGCAAGGAACAGAGTAATGTCGTTAACAGTTAGGGAGCTATTTTTACACCCTTTGAAGTCGGCTGCAGCGATTAGCGTTACCTCGCTTGATTTTGATCGGCAAGGACCCAGGCATGACCGTCAGTGGATGGTAGTTGATCAAGCTGGTAAGTTTGTTACGCAGCGGCATCATCCCAAAATGTGTCTAATTCGCCCGCAAATTGAGCATGGTTGTTTGCTGGTGAGTGCGCCAGAGATGTCACGCCTTGCGGTGCCAGCATCGATTTCGACTAGGCAGGTTACGGTATGGCGGGATTCTGTAAGCGCCGGTGATTGTGGCGACCTTGCCGCACAATGGTTCTCCGACTACCTTGGGTTTGCTTGCCGTCTGGTGGCTATTGCCCCGCAGACCAATAGGTTGGTGGATACCGACTATGCAAAAGCCGGTGAGACGGTTGCCTTTGCTGATGGGTTTCCGCTGCTAGTAGCATCACAAGCGTCGCTTGATGAATTGAATACCCATTTGGATGACCACATCGATATGCGCCGATTTCGCCCCAACGTCGTGATTGATGGATGCGATCCTTATGCCGAAGACGATTGGCGTCAACTGGTAATTGGGGACATCGAGTTACTGCTAGTTAAACCCTGTTCGCGCTGCATTATCCCATCGATTGACCCTGCTACTGGAGTCAAGCAATTGCAGGTCAATGCGGCCCTTATGGCGACCCGACGCCGAGGTAGGCAGACGTTTTTCGGACAAAATGCTGTGCATCGCGGAGTTGGATTGATTGAAGTTGGGCAGAGTGTCACAGCGAGTTGAGCAATGACGTCATCGTTGGTTAGCAAGCTAGTGAGTGAGCTTTCAGTCGTCGTTACTTAGATCTAGTTAGGCACTTCAGGTGTGGTATCTATTGAGCTTCTGCGAGTTGGGAAGTGTAGACTTGATCCAATTGACGTTGAGTCACGCTCCAAGAGTAGTGTTGTTCAAAGTGCTGAAAATTATTTGCGGCTAGTTGCTCAACTATTTTCGCGCGGCTACTAAGTTTTAGTAATAGTTTAACCATGTCTTTGCTGGACGCTGCCAAAGGGGTGCCTGTAGGTAAGAATTCGCGATTATTTTGCGTGTCGAAAGCCGCAACGGCGAGCCCGCTGGCGAGGTAATTTAGCATTTTTCCACTTCCTTCCCCGGCATTAGATAACTTGGGGTCAATAGCGATGTCTGCTAGTCGTAGTAGGTTGGGAAGTGTTTCAAAATCTACTTGGCCGGTTAGTGTGCAACTTGATTCTAGCCCATGCTCACGCAGAAATAGCCTGAGACTTCCGGTCGGATAGCCGATGATAAGCCAATGTAGGGCCGCTACTTTTTGACAGCCGACTATGACGTCTTTTAGCTCTTGTAGGCCTTTGGAATCGAGCAGCGCACCTGAGTAAACGATAATGGGTTTGTCGCTGGGGAGCTCATACAGCTCGACCAATTGTTTGCGTCGCCGTGGGTCTAACGGTGCGCTGTGATCTGCGCCGTCTTGTGCTAGCGAAATCTTGCTGTGCGGAATGGAAAATTCCGATTGTATCTTCTCCAAGGAGTGTGACGACGAGCAAATAATGGCATCGGCACTCCACATTAGGCCGCGTTCGATTAAATGTGTTGGCCAGCGCAAGTATGGACGTTTTTTAAAACTACCGTGCGCGTCTAACTCGCCAACCAGGCTACCTTGCATGTCTGCAATTAGACGAATGCCACGCCAAAAAAACAGCAATTTAACGATGAAACCTATCATCAGTCCTTCGTGTAGATGTGCGTGGATAGCGCGGGGTTTGGCGCGTCGGCATTCGCTCACTGTGAGCCACAGTAATTTCCAATCGGCCCACAGTTTATACTTGCTGGGGCCGGCGGCGGTTTGGGTATAATTTTTTATTGGCGTAATGCGACGCGTATCAACGGTAGCCACATCACGGCCATGATGGTAGGTGCATACGGTATTTTCGTAGCCCAGATTGCTCAGACACCGAACAATGCCCTCGATTCGAATGTGGCAGCCTCGGTCGGAAAAAAATGGAGTAGGAGCAATATGCAGAATATTGATTTTTTTAGCCATCGTTGTTGCCCGGTCGCAGTGCCTGTTCAATGCTATTAAGTCGTTTAAGTACACGATTAATTTCCAATTCCTGCTGAGTGTCACTCCACTCAAGAATTGTACTCATGTGGCCTGCGGCGGCATGTATGCTCTCGGTCGATATGCCAAGCAAGCCTAATGAGGTTCGGTGGAAAAGCACATCGTGAAGGCTTACCGCTTGTTCTTTCTCCACGGCCCAAAAGATTTGTCCAACTAGATCGAGGTGATCGTCTGATATTGGGCGTTGCCACTCGGGATGATCTGCGATATACGTGAAAAATGCGTCGAGGTCGCTGCCGTATTGCATGATTAGGTGTTGAATCGTCGCGGCTGAATAACTTGAGCTGTATTGGCCTACTTTTGCCGTCGAAAATTCAGCTAAGCTTTGGTATTGGCTGGCGCGGAGTTTTGTGCGCGGCGGTGTTTTAGTCATGCCGAGTTTTGAGCCGACTAGCTTCATCGTTAGCTCGGAGAGCTTACGACCAGTTGTGTATTTGGCTCCGAGTGCGGTAACGAGCCCTTCAACACCGTTGGCAACTTGATGATCGATAATTTGATATTCGCCAGAGCCTTGGTAAACGGTTCGTTTAATATTGTCAGTCTGAAGTGGGTATAAACCGGAGTAGCCTGAAATTAGATCAGCGCGGGTTAACTTTGCACTCGGTAGGCCAGCGTTTACCGCATCTAAAAGCTGTGAAACATGATCGGCTTGAATGCTCAGATCACCGTTGGGGTTTTCGATTTCGTCGTAACTGGTGCCTATTAGTGAAAATCCGCGCCATGGAATGATGAACACATGCCGACCTCCGCGGTCTATTTTGGCATCACTCTGATGTTTGGTAGTGAGGGCAATCGCATGGTCGCTAAGTTGTCGCGTGACGATGTGTGACCCGACCGCAAAACCGTTTATTCGCGGTGCGCTGGCGGATCTAGGTAGGTCTTGGTTTAAGTTGTCAATCCACGGTCCGGCGGCGTTGATGACTAATTTGCTCTGAATAGAAAATGTTTCGCCGGTCAGCTCGTCTTTTGCTGCAACCCCAGTGATGCGGTCGTCGGACTGAAGAAAGTGCTGTGCAGATACATAGTTAAATGTATCTGCGTGATGATCTTGGGCGGTTTGGATGATGGCTAAAACCATTCTCTCACTATCGAGCATATGCCGTTCATAGAACACCACTCCGCCGGTGTGCGCCTCATTGCTCAAATCACATATAGTATTGAGCTGTGGGGCAGAAATAGATCGGATTGGTGGTAAGTAGTTCTCTTTTGAACCAATAACTCGATTCTCACCTATACACAGTAGGCGATAAGCCAGCATGCCGCAGTTTAGAAAAAATTTGCTACGCTGAAAGTCACGATAAGTTGGTACTGCAAATGGCACGGCATTAGACAAATGCGCTGCAGCGTAGATGTATTCGGCGCGCTCCATTGCTGACTCGCGAACTTTGCCAAATTGCATTTGCTGTAAATAACGTATGCCGCCGTGTAGCAGTTTTGATGAGCTGGAGGAGGTTTGTGAAGCGTAATCTCCTTTGTCAATTAAGGCTGTTTTAAGGCCAAGCTGCGCACAATGCAAGCTCAGCCAAGCGCCGCTGATTCCGCCGCCAATGATGAGGACGTCGTATGCTTGCTTGCTGAGTTGCGCAGTATTACGGTTAGAGAAGGTCATTGTCCTGGTACCACTTAATCGTTCTCTTGACGCCTTCGCGAGTGCTGATTTTTGGCTGGTAACCGATCATCTCTCGAGCTTTACTGTTGTCGAATGCACGTGACTTAACAAAAAATTCTACGCGTCGAGTATGTAAAGGTGGATCTATGCCGAGCGGGCGACATAGTGCTTCACAGGCTTTCGCTGCCAGCATGAGTGGCCCGATCGGTGGCGCGAAGGTCGGAGCTTTAACACCGAGTTGCGAGGCTATTGTCGCAGCTAAGTCTTTTAACGTGCCGTATTCGTTAGAACACAAAATAAAGCGTTGGCCGAGCGCGTTTGGGTGCTCTCCGCATAAAATTATGCCGTCGGTGAGGTCATCAATGTAGGACAGGTGGTACAAGTTTGTGCCGCCACCAAACAATGGGAAAAAACCGCGCTTAATTTGTTTGAACATTTTAAGCAAGCGCAGGTCGCCTGGTCCGTAGATCGCTCCAGGTCTAAAAATGGAGCCAGGTAAGCCGTCGTCCATGGCTTTAGCAAACAGCTGCTCACCGGCTAGCTTGGTGCGCTGATAAATGTCGCCAGGATTAAATGGCGACTCTTCGTTTGATGGAAGTTCCTCGATATCGCCATGCACGCCAATGGTTGAGCAATGTACCGTGCGAGCAACATTATGCGTGCGGGCGGCATCAATTACATGTTTTACTCCGCCGATGTTGACGGCCTCATAGTATTCATCGGGATGTCCAGCGGTGCGGAATACTGCTGCGATATGGTAAATTATTTGTACGCCTTGCGCCGCTTTGCTTACCGCATCAGCATCGGTGATGTCGCCGAAAACTAACTCGACCCCGAGCTGTTCGAGAGGGGCGATATTTGCACCTTTTCTCACTAGAGCAACGACGTGGTCACCGCGTTCGACGAGCTTTTTAGCCAAGGCGCCGCCGGTAAATCCAGTTGCGCCTGTTACTAACACGCGTTTAGAGGGCTGTTTCATATGTCTTAATCAGTCAATAAATTTGATTGCGATGATCCGGGCAAAATTCATCTATTTAGGTGATAGGCAGCTACCGGTTGGCTAAGTATAGTAAGCACTCCTCTGCCACCGAGTCAGGCATGGGGAAGAGCCAAAAGATGGAACTCATTCAGCCTTTGAATGCTCCCCAAGGAGGGGGTTTTTTCCATTCAACCCGATTGCCTTTTCATTCAGTTTTTTACTTATTTGTTATTCGCTTACTTGAAGTGAGCCTTGCTTGAGTGGCAGCGAGACATTAAAGCCTCATGGCCTCCTCAAGCACGACTTGCGGTAGGCTATTCGCTAATTTCAACCGACTGGATTACCACGTCTTCAACGGGCACATCGGCAAACTGGCCTGAACGCCCAGTTTGAACGAGTTCAATCGCATCCACGACCTCTTGACCGGCAACGACTTTGCCAAATACAGCGTAGCCCCAACCTTGTGATGTTTCGCTTGAAAAGTTTAGGAAGTCATTGTCTTTGGTGTTAATGAAAAACTGTGCACTCGCAGAGTGTGGGTCGCCGGTGCGCGCCATAGCCACGGTGTATTTTTCGTTTAAAAGACCGTTGTTTGCTTCATTCTTGATCGGTGCATTGGTTGGTTTCTGACGCATGCCTGGTTCAAAACCGCCGCCTTGAATCATAAAGTTAGGAATCACTCGGTGGAAAATCACACCATCGTAATGACCGGCTTTTGCATATGCTAGAAAATTCGCAACCGAAGCAGGCGCCTTTTCAGCATTAAGTTCTAGGGTGATGTCACCTGCGCTAGTTTTTAAAGTAACCATATTCATTTTATTGTTTTGTATTAATTTACTGTCTTGAGCTTGGCATGCAGAAGCCACGAAGGCGATAGTGCATACAGCGAGAATTGATGCGAATCTTACGCTAATTTTTTTCATAAGGCTTTCTTGGTTTAGCGTTGGGCATTGACTAACTTAGACTTGACCCAACAACGATATATTCACGATCTGTGAGTATAGCATCTAACTTAATGTCCCAAGGCTTTGAGATAAGTGAATTAACCTCTTGGAAATGATGTCCGACTCCAACTAAAAGCGGTCTACGGTTAGCGCGGTGACGCAGTGATTGGAGTGCTCGGTCGTAAAACCCCGCGCCCATCCCTAAGCGGTTACCCTTTCGGTCAAACGCCACCAAGGGAACTAGAATTACATCTAGCTGATTAATAGAGGCTGCCGGTGCAGTTGGTATTGGCTCGACGATTCCCCAACGATTAGTGCGGCGGTGGTTAGCGGAGTAGAAGCGCATAAGATGGCGCGTATAATTGTCAACGCGAGGGAGGAAATGTTGGTGGCAATTGGGCGTTTCTATTAGTGCTGGCGAAAGTTCGCCATTAAATGGAGAGTAGCTCGCGATACGAGTCGCAAACAGGAGAGGTTTGCACTGCCTAGCTATATTTGCCACGTCAAGCATGGCCTGCTTAGACTGTCGACTTGAGAGTGCGCTGCGCTGTTGACGCATTTCACGGCGAAGCATGGTTCCCGAAGTTATATCGATTAACTTGAGCGTTTGGTGTCTTTTTTGATGCAACATACGAGACGCCTCGCTGATTGACCAATCCATTGTTAATTTGGTGCGCCGAGGTGTGATTGGCGCAACGATAGATAGCCGCCGGGATCAGTCATTGGCTATCTAAAAAATAATGGAGCGTTACCCATCAATGCCGTAAAAGCTTGGTGCCTTGAACCAAAGGTCCAAGTGGGAGCCTGCAAACTGCATCAGGTGCGCTAGTGGACTGACACGAGGCCAATCTGACCAGCACTCACAACAGCAGTGTGGTTCAGCCCCCGATAAAAAATACTAGGTTCTAAGGGATTAGAAGCGATCACAAACACAACAGGCAACGCCCGTGGGAATTATAGCAGTGTGTGTTGATGATCAGTTAATAACTTCTAATTAATATATTACCTTGCTGTGTTAAACGCCTTCAGCTTCTCGCAATACTTCATCGATTCTGGCTTGCAAGCTCGATAGACGCGCCTGTACTTGCTCTTGACCGGTGGTCATTCTCTGCAGTTTCAGTAATTCGTTGGTTATGTTTAACGCGGCCATGATTGCGCATCGTTCAGCGCCAATGATTTTGCCGGTCTTTTGAATTTCTTTCATCTTGGTGTCAAGATAACGCGCAGCTGACTGCAAGTCTTCTTGTTCCTCAGGAGGGCAAGCAACCGAAAAGTCGCGCCCCATGATACTAATATTAATGCCTCTGCTTTGTGCCGAGCTCGCCATGTTTGTTCCAGGTTTTATGTTCGTTTAATAAGGAGTGTTGCCGGATCACTGGTCTTCTAATGTGCGTAGTTTCTCGACAATCTT
This sequence is a window from Arenicella xantha. Protein-coding genes within it:
- a CDS encoding peptidylprolyl isomerase; the encoded protein is MVTLKTSAGDITLELNAEKAPASVANFLAYAKAGHYDGVIFHRVIPNFMIQGGGFEPGMRQKPTNAPIKNEANNGLLNEKYTVAMARTGDPHSASAQFFINTKDNDFLNFSSETSQGWGYAVFGKVVAGQEVVDAIELVQTGRSGQFADVPVEDVVIQSVEISE
- a CDS encoding 5-formyltetrahydrofolate cyclo-ligase → MDWSISEASRMLHQKRHQTLKLIDITSGTMLRREMRQQRSALSSRQSKQAMLDVANIARQCKPLLFATRIASYSPFNGELSPALIETPNCHQHFLPRVDNYTRHLMRFYSANHRRTNRWGIVEPIPTAPAASINQLDVILVPLVAFDRKGNRLGMGAGFYDRALQSLRHRANRRPLLVGVGHHFQEVNSLISKPWDIKLDAILTDREYIVVGSSLS
- a CDS encoding cell division protein ZapA, which gives rise to MASSAQSRGINISIMGRDFSVACPPEEQEDLQSAARYLDTKMKEIQKTGKIIGAERCAIMAALNITNELLKLQRMTTGQEQVQARLSSLQARIDEVLREAEGV
- a CDS encoding glycerol-3-phosphate dehydrogenase/oxidase produces the protein MTFSNRNTAQLSKQAYDVLIIGGGISGAWLSLHCAQLGLKTALIDKGDYASQTSSSSSKLLHGGIRYLQQMQFGKVRESAMERAEYIYAAAHLSNAVPFAVPTYRDFQRSKFFLNCGMLAYRLLCIGENRVIGSKENYLPPIRSISAPQLNTICDLSNEAHTGGVVFYERHMLDSERMVLAIIQTAQDHHADTFNYVSAQHFLQSDDRITGVAAKDELTGETFSIQSKLVINAAGPWIDNLNQDLPRSASAPRINGFAVGSHIVTRQLSDHAIALTTKHQSDAKIDRGGRHVFIIPWRGFSLIGTSYDEIENPNGDLSIQADHVSQLLDAVNAGLPSAKLTRADLISGYSGLYPLQTDNIKRTVYQGSGEYQIIDHQVANGVEGLVTALGAKYTTGRKLSELTMKLVGSKLGMTKTPPRTKLRASQYQSLAEFSTAKVGQYSSSYSAATIQHLIMQYGSDLDAFFTYIADHPEWQRPISDDHLDLVGQIFWAVEKEQAVSLHDVLFHRTSLGLLGISTESIHAAAGHMSTILEWSDTQQELEINRVLKRLNSIEQALRPGNNDG
- a CDS encoding NAD-dependent epimerase/dehydratase family protein, which encodes MKQPSKRVLVTGATGFTGGALAKKLVERGDHVVALVRKGANIAPLEQLGVELVFGDITDADAVSKAAQGVQIIYHIAAVFRTAGHPDEYYEAVNIGGVKHVIDAARTHNVARTVHCSTIGVHGDIEELPSNEESPFNPGDIYQRTKLAGEQLFAKAMDDGLPGSIFRPGAIYGPGDLRLLKMFKQIKRGFFPLFGGGTNLYHLSYIDDLTDGIILCGEHPNALGQRFILCSNEYGTLKDLAATIASQLGVKAPTFAPPIGPLMLAAKACEALCRPLGIDPPLHTRRVEFFVKSRAFDNSKAREMIGYQPKISTREGVKRTIKWYQDNDLL